The segment AGCAAGCCGGTGCTGTTACCGATTCGGGTTAATTTTCCTCCCAATTTGTCGCTAAATCACGACTTGCAAAGCTACCTGCACGGAACTGTGCAGAATGAGTGGGTTTCGCCGGCAGACACTGCGAGGATCGTGCGTGATGTTCTCAAGCAACTGGCAGAGGGGGTTGAAAAGGGGCAACCGCAGAAAATTGAAGAGTGGGAAAGTGCCGGCAATTCCTTAACTTCCACCTCCCCATCCTTAAGCTCAAACACTCCACCCTCGCCGGTTGCCGAACCTGAATTACCGAGTGGTCAAGTGCGTCTTGCTTCTGCATTTTACGTTGAGCGCGTTCCCTGTGAAACGCAATGTTATAAAGAAATTTTGCAACCTGGATGTTTAATTCGGATTAAAGCGCCTAGACAAATGGGCAAAACGTCATTAATGGCGAGAATTCTTTATCAAGCAAAAGAACAGGGATATCGTACCGTTCCCCTAAGTTTTCAACACGCGGATACGGCAGTTTTTACCAACCTCAAAGAACTTTTACAATGGTTCTGCGCCAAAATTAGCAGAAAGCTCCGGCTGCCTTATCAAGTTGATGATTATTGGAGTGATACTTACGGCAGTAAAGATAACTGTACCGCCTTCTTTGAAGATTGTTTATTGCCGGAAACAGATAGCCCACTTGTGCTGGGTTTAGATGAAATTGATCGCGTTTTTCACTATCCCAAAATTGCCGATGATTTTTTTGGGTTATTACGCGCTTGGTATGAGGAAGCGGGATATGGCGCGAATGAGGGCTATGTTTGGGAAAAACTGCGATTAGTCGTTGTTCACTCAACGGAAGTTTACATTCCGCTTGATATCAATCAATCGCCGTTTAATGTAGGTTTGCCGATTGAATTATCGGAATTTAGCACGGATCAAGTGTTTGACTTGGCGTGCCGGCATGGACTGAATTGGGGGGAAAGCGAGGTTAAACAACTCATGACAATTGTGGGAGGACATCCTTATCTAGTCCGCTTAGCGCTTTATTACATTGCTGGGCAGCAACTCACCTTAAGGCAACTGGCAGAAATTGCCCCAACAGAAGCAGGAATTTATGGTGATCATTTGCGCCGGCACCTATGGAACCTTCAACAGCACCCAAATTTAGCTGAAGCATTCGCTAAAGTAGTTGTAACAAACAAACCCGTTGAATTAGAATCCGTGCCGGCGTTTAAATTACACAGTTTAGGATTAGTACAGTTGCGGGGAAATGAGGTAACGCCACGTTTCGATTTGTATCGTCAGTATTTCCGAGATCGCTTAAACAAAATTTCCTCAAGTTAAAAAATCAGGAAATATCCATTCAGAATTATTGCTAGAGGTGATAAAATGCTTTTTCCATTCCCAGGGGGAGATCTCTACTTAGAAAAATCTGAATTTACGATCAGGCGGGATTGATTTAGCAGTAGATTATACTCAGCAGCCGATGCCGGTGTTTAAAGTAGAAGATACAGTCTGGGGGAATATAAGATTAAAACAACAAGGATTGCGGTAATTTCGGCAATTATGTAATGCCTCGATTGTATCTATTTTGTCAGGATTTGTGCATCTCAAAAAGGATAATAGGCGGGTCATTCCCGCGCTACAACTGCATCTTAAATTGTCAGGGACGCTATGTTTTCGCAAAAACCAGAACCCGTGTTAGATGAAGAACCAGACTCAAACTATCGCTACAAAGTGGGCGGACATTTACCCCTTGATGCCCCGACTTATGTCGTGCGGCAAGCTGATCGAGACCTTTATGAAGGGTTAAAAGCAGGGGAGTTTTGTTATGTACTGAATTCCCGACAAATGGGGAAAACTAGCTTGCGGGTGCGAACAATGCACCGGCTGCAAGCGGAAGGCGTTGCCTGTGCGGCGATTGATCTGACGAAAATTGGTAGCCAAGATATCACGCCGCAGCAGTGGTATGCCGGTTTGATGAGACGCCTGGTGACAAGTTTTCACCTTCAGATTAATTTAAGGTCTTGGTTGCGCGATCGCGAATTTTTGCCGCCGGTGCAGTGCTTAAGTGAGTTTATTGAACAAGTCTTGCTTGATTCTATCAGTGAACAAATTGTCATTTTTATCGATGAAATTGATAGCATTCTCAGCTTAAATTTCCGAACTTATGACTTTTTTGCCTTTATTCGTGCCTGTAATGAATATGACCGGCTGACCTTTGCCTTGTTGGGAGTTGCCAGTCCCTCAGATTTAATTAAAGATAAAAACCACACTCCCTTTAATATTGGTCGCGCTATCGAGTTGCACGGGTTTGGAATTTACGAAGCTCAACCACTCGCTCAAGGTTTTGAAGGAAAAATTAGTGACCCTGAAGCCGTTTTAGAAGCGGTCTTAAACTGGACCGGCGGCCAACCATTTCTCACCCAAAAGCTTTGCAAACTTATTCTTGAGAATGTAGAAGGTAAATTGATCAAAAACTCCGAAGCATGGGTAGAAAAAATCGTGCAAACTCGCCTGATTGAGAACTGGGAAGCGCAAGATGAACCCCCGCATCTCAAGACGATTCGCGACCGGCTGCTCAGAAGTGGAGACCGCACAGAACCGCTCCTAAAACTTTACCAGCAAATTTTACAACGGGGTGAAATTGCCGCTGATCAAAGTCTTGAACAGATGGAATTGCGGCTTTCTGGGTTAGTCGTCAAAGAGGGCGGAACTCTCAAGGCTTATAACCGCATTTATGGGGCTGTTTTTAACTGGATTTGGCTAAACAAAGCTCTAGCAATTCTGCAACCTAGCTTTCAGCAACTGGTTGCTAATCAAGAACACAAACTCATGTCGATGCTCAGCGGCATGGAGGGCAAAGATTTTGATGATATTCTTTATGAAATTTTGGGTTCTATTATCCTGAAGCTGGGCGAGTTAATGAGTGTTGACCGCATGGCTATCTTTTTTATTGATAAAGATAAAAATGAATTATGGTCAGTGATTGCCAGAACAGCCAGTATAAGTTCTACGAAGATACAAATTTTGGCGAATAATCCGAGTGCCGGTCGAGTCACGATTTACAAACAAGCTGTTAGCGTTCCTGCTGATTTATCAGAAGATTGGTACTCCGGAGTTGCTCAGGAACAGGATAAGAGAACTGCTTACCACATTTATAATGAATTTACTTCACCTTTGTTGAACGAAAAGGAAAATATTTTTGCCTTTGTTCAGTTAGTGAATAAGCTTAAGCAACCGAATAATCCCAACGATTTGTTTGCCGAAAGAATTGCAGAAACGGGTTTTACAGAAGCAGATAAACAGCAATTTGCTGAATATGTGCCGGCACTGCAACGAATTTT is part of the Microcoleus sp. FACHB-68 genome and harbors:
- a CDS encoding AAA-like domain-containing protein, with amino-acid sequence MDCKEALEFADNLIYASTGKHLNDLEREVFTGSWQGQTYEEIYPINPEYVEKYVGYKLWQKLSDTLGEKVTKKKVKGALERAIERQGKSGNQLVKKVFISYRSQEPDSSLAAQFCEAISAAGHKAFITNLGASSPGSIQPAEDWLSQLDSQLKECDCFLLLLSPQAAVSEMVIEELQRARQLRDSRHNSKPVLLPIRVNFPPNLSLNHDLQSYLHGTVQNEWVSPADTARIVRDVLKQLAEGVEKGQPQKIEEWESAGNSLTSTSPSLSSNTPPSPVAEPELPSGQVRLASAFYVERVPCETQCYKEILQPGCLIRIKAPRQMGKTSLMARILYQAKEQGYRTVPLSFQHADTAVFTNLKELLQWFCAKISRKLRLPYQVDDYWSDTYGSKDNCTAFFEDCLLPETDSPLVLGLDEIDRVFHYPKIADDFFGLLRAWYEEAGYGANEGYVWEKLRLVVVHSTEVYIPLDINQSPFNVGLPIELSEFSTDQVFDLACRHGLNWGESEVKQLMTIVGGHPYLVRLALYYIAGQQLTLRQLAEIAPTEAGIYGDHLRRHLWNLQQHPNLAEAFAKVVVTNKPVELESVPAFKLHSLGLVQLRGNEVTPRFDLYRQYFRDRLNKISSS